A genomic region of Actinomycetota bacterium contains the following coding sequences:
- a CDS encoding response regulator transcription factor, which translates to MSIRVVVVEDHTLVREGLVTMLDVEEDIEVVAQAGDGEEALEVILEHEPDVVMLDLRLPGMDGMEVLKRVKAQKPQIRVLVLTVHDEQQYVGEAVLSGADGYLLKTVSHAELTDAARRIAKGEAVLHPAVARSVLTELTTLAAGGPDDGGLSPREREILTLLAQGLSNKQIASRLQVGVETVKTHISSILGKLDAVDRTQAVALALRRGLIE; encoded by the coding sequence GTGAGCATCCGGGTCGTAGTCGTGGAGGATCACACCCTCGTGCGCGAGGGCCTGGTGACGATGCTCGATGTCGAGGAGGACATCGAGGTCGTGGCCCAGGCCGGGGACGGCGAGGAGGCGCTCGAGGTGATCCTCGAGCACGAGCCCGACGTCGTGATGCTCGACCTCCGGCTCCCGGGGATGGACGGGATGGAGGTCCTGAAGCGGGTGAAGGCCCAGAAGCCCCAGATCCGGGTGCTGGTCCTCACCGTGCACGACGAGCAGCAGTACGTGGGCGAGGCGGTCCTGTCGGGAGCCGACGGCTACCTGCTGAAGACCGTCAGCCACGCCGAGCTGACCGACGCCGCCCGGCGGATCGCCAAGGGCGAGGCCGTCCTGCACCCCGCGGTCGCCCGGTCCGTGCTCACGGAGCTCACCACGCTGGCCGCGGGAGGTCCGGACGACGGCGGGCTCTCGCCGCGCGAACGGGAGATCCTCACGCTGCTCGCACAGGGGCTGTCCAACAAGCAGATCGCGTCCCGCCTGCAGGTGGGGGTCGAGACCGTGAAGACCCACATCTCCTCGATCCTCGGGAAGCTCGACGCCGTGGACCGCACCCAGGCGGTCGCCCTCGCGCTCCGCCGCGGCCTGATCGAGTAG